The Catenuloplanes niger genome includes a window with the following:
- a CDS encoding sensor histidine kinase, with amino-acid sequence MFRWSRSTAPGEVAAIVSVWLLLMLMLVLSVGQVFGQRQQGNELVTPPVAVVCVVLSFVTAGCYLRLETLFLRGVRGRRIQVLVWTQVVASLLVLGLGSAWTMPAPALAAALLVATGRRGLLVVVLICAVDLLLLLVKSDGTRAQALAIIAVTVLVCGFGLHVVTRLRIVLDELRRTREEMARARVDEERTRISRELHDLLGRTLVAVSLRNEAALRLLDSDLERCRGQLTALQSLVIDGQARLRALTSGPALISLGDELASARELFELVGVRAEIDAVPVDDHAVDQILAAVVREAVTNTLKHGRPTWCRIGVVRESGTVVVTVVNNGVVPSAGESAHTGLDDLRTRVAALRGALTAEAIPGGRFRVVVRIPDGGTAPAATGREMAGA; translated from the coding sequence ATGTTCCGCTGGAGCCGGTCGACGGCGCCCGGTGAGGTCGCGGCCATCGTGAGCGTGTGGCTGCTGCTCATGCTCATGCTCGTGCTGAGCGTCGGGCAGGTCTTCGGCCAGCGCCAGCAGGGGAACGAACTCGTGACCCCGCCGGTCGCGGTGGTGTGCGTCGTGTTGAGCTTCGTGACCGCCGGGTGCTACCTGCGGCTGGAGACGCTGTTCCTCCGGGGCGTCCGCGGCCGGCGGATCCAGGTGCTCGTCTGGACCCAGGTGGTGGCGTCGCTGCTGGTGCTCGGTCTGGGCAGCGCCTGGACGATGCCGGCGCCGGCGCTGGCCGCGGCGCTGCTCGTCGCGACCGGCCGGCGAGGGTTGCTGGTCGTGGTGCTGATCTGCGCGGTGGACCTGCTCCTGCTGCTCGTGAAGTCCGACGGCACCCGCGCCCAGGCCTTGGCCATCATCGCCGTGACGGTGCTGGTCTGCGGCTTCGGGCTCCATGTCGTGACCCGGCTGCGCATCGTGCTCGACGAGTTGCGCCGGACCCGGGAGGAGATGGCCCGTGCCCGGGTGGACGAGGAGCGCACGCGCATCTCGCGTGAGCTGCACGACCTGCTCGGCCGCACGCTCGTCGCGGTCTCGCTGCGCAACGAGGCCGCGCTGCGGCTGCTCGACTCCGATCTGGAGCGTTGCCGTGGCCAGCTCACCGCGCTGCAGTCGCTGGTCATCGACGGCCAGGCCAGACTCCGGGCGCTGACCAGCGGTCCGGCGCTGATCAGCCTCGGCGACGAGCTGGCCAGCGCCCGCGAGCTGTTCGAACTGGTCGGTGTGCGGGCGGAGATCGACGCCGTCCCGGTGGACGACCATGCCGTCGACCAGATCCTGGCCGCGGTGGTCCGGGAGGCGGTGACGAACACGCTCAAGCACGGGCGGCCCACCTGGTGCCGGATCGGCGTCGTGCGCGAATCCGGGACCGTCGTCGTCACCGTCGTCAACAACGGGGTCGTCCCGTCGGCCGGCGAGAGCGCCCACACCGGGCTCGACGACCTCCGCACGCGGGTCGCGGCGCTGCGCGGAGCGCTCACGGCCGAGGCGATCCCCGGCGGCCGGTTCCGGGTCGTCGTGCGGATCCCGGACGGCGGGACGGCACCGGCGGCGACCGGCCGGGAGATGGCCGGCGCATGA
- a CDS encoding response regulator transcription factor, with protein MSERPLRLLIAEDVELVAEAFEALLSTEPAFTVVARVGRGDQVLPAVQRHRPDVALLDVDMPGATGIEAARLVTDAHPECRVILLTALPGSGHLHRALTAGASGYLVKATTGARLIDAIKNVAAGTIVIDPQLAADALRSGPNVLSAREQEILRLVDRGLSSRAIAAELFLSHGTVRNYLSTVMSKLDARSRVEAVRIAHRRGWL; from the coding sequence ATGAGCGAGCGACCGCTGCGGCTGCTGATCGCCGAGGACGTCGAGCTCGTCGCGGAGGCGTTCGAGGCGCTGTTGAGCACCGAGCCCGCGTTCACGGTCGTGGCCCGGGTCGGGCGCGGTGACCAGGTGCTGCCGGCGGTGCAGAGACACCGTCCGGACGTGGCACTGCTCGACGTGGACATGCCCGGTGCCACCGGGATCGAGGCGGCGCGGCTGGTGACCGACGCCCACCCGGAGTGCCGGGTCATCCTGCTGACCGCGCTGCCGGGCAGCGGGCACCTGCACCGGGCGCTGACCGCCGGCGCCTCCGGATATCTCGTCAAGGCGACCACCGGGGCACGGCTGATCGACGCGATCAAGAACGTCGCGGCCGGGACGATCGTCATCGACCCGCAGCTCGCCGCGGACGCCCTGCGCAGCGGACCCAACGTGCTCTCCGCGCGCGAACAGGAGATCCTGCGCCTGGTGGACCGGGGGCTCAGCAGCCGGGCGATCGCCGCCGAGCTGTTCCTCTCGCACGGGACGGTCCGCAACTACCTGTCCACCGTCATGTCGAAGCTGGACGCGCGCTCCCGGGTCGAGGCGGTCCGGATCGCACACCGCCGCGGCTGGCTCTGA
- a CDS encoding ABC transporter permease gives MTTLVRDTRIVFTRELKPMLRDPFSVVFGLVQPLVFLALFGPLLAGSAGAAGPVTAGGSVWQWFVPSILLMTALFGTSAVGSNLLFEFQTGAHERMMVTPLCRSSLLIGRSLKEMVPLAGQSVLIVAVMVPFGFTLHPAGALLGLLLLAVFGVGLGSLSYALAIAVRTNEWMFWLVQQTLLYPLMILSGMLLPLESGPAWMRVAAAANPLAYLVDAERALFAGRVASTDALWGAVAAGVTAAVGLTVGIRAMLRSAD, from the coding sequence ATGACCACGCTGGTACGCGACACCCGGATCGTCTTCACCCGCGAGCTGAAACCGATGCTCCGGGACCCGTTCTCCGTGGTCTTCGGCCTGGTCCAGCCGCTGGTGTTCCTGGCGCTGTTCGGCCCGTTGCTGGCCGGTTCGGCCGGCGCGGCCGGCCCGGTCACCGCCGGCGGCTCCGTCTGGCAGTGGTTCGTGCCGTCGATCCTGCTGATGACCGCGCTGTTCGGCACGTCCGCGGTCGGGTCGAACCTGCTCTTCGAGTTCCAGACCGGCGCGCACGAGCGGATGATGGTCACCCCGCTGTGCCGGTCGTCGCTGCTGATCGGCCGGTCCCTGAAGGAGATGGTGCCGCTCGCCGGCCAGTCCGTGCTGATCGTGGCCGTGATGGTCCCGTTCGGCTTCACGCTGCACCCGGCCGGCGCGCTGCTCGGCCTGCTGCTGCTGGCCGTGTTCGGCGTCGGCCTGGGCTCGCTCAGCTACGCGCTGGCCATCGCGGTCCGCACGAACGAGTGGATGTTCTGGCTGGTCCAGCAGACGCTGCTGTACCCGCTGATGATCCTCTCCGGGATGCTGCTGCCGCTGGAGAGCGGCCCGGCCTGGATGCGGGTGGCGGCCGCGGCGAATCCGCTGGCCTATCTGGTCGACGCGGAACGGGCGCTGTTCGCCGGCCGGGTCGCGAGCACGGACGCGCTGTGGGGCGCGGTCGCCGCGGGCGTGACCGCCGCGGTCGGGCTGACCGTCGGCATCCGGGCGATGCTGCGCTCCGCGGACTGA
- a CDS encoding ATP-binding cassette domain-containing protein, which produces MIRTRNLTKDFGPVHAVRGITLDVAPGELCAVLGPNGAGKTTTMRMLTTLIAPTSGTAEVAGHDVRRSPGEVRRRIGYVGQGNGAGHQHRVLDELHSQAAIYGLGRGAARTRVGSLVEALDLGDLVGRKVSELSGGQRRRLDVAMGLVHTPKLLFLDEPSTGLDPQNRANLWEHILRLRAEHDMTIVLTTHYLDEADSMAERVVIVDHGEVIADDTATALKTRLAGDRVSFTCAAPSDLAALVSQLPGASDVSIAGDTVAARVADGPAAVAGVLRAAFEKGLTVAGAQTFRPTLDDVFLSLTGRSLREENAS; this is translated from the coding sequence ATGATCAGGACACGGAACCTCACGAAGGACTTCGGACCGGTGCACGCGGTCCGCGGCATCACGCTGGACGTCGCGCCGGGCGAACTGTGCGCGGTGCTCGGCCCGAACGGCGCCGGCAAGACCACCACGATGCGCATGCTGACCACGCTGATCGCGCCGACGTCCGGCACCGCGGAGGTGGCCGGTCACGACGTGCGGCGCTCGCCCGGCGAGGTGCGGCGCCGCATCGGGTACGTCGGGCAGGGCAACGGCGCCGGCCACCAGCACCGCGTGCTCGACGAACTGCACAGCCAGGCCGCGATCTACGGGCTGGGGCGCGGCGCCGCCCGTACCCGCGTGGGGTCGTTGGTCGAGGCTCTGGACCTGGGCGATCTGGTCGGGCGGAAGGTGTCGGAGCTGTCCGGCGGTCAGCGGCGCCGGCTGGACGTGGCGATGGGGCTGGTGCACACGCCGAAGCTGCTGTTCCTGGACGAGCCGTCGACCGGGCTGGACCCGCAGAACCGGGCGAACCTCTGGGAACACATCCTGCGGCTGCGCGCGGAGCACGACATGACGATCGTGCTGACCACGCACTACCTGGACGAGGCCGACTCGATGGCCGAGCGGGTGGTGATCGTCGACCACGGCGAGGTGATCGCGGACGACACCGCGACGGCGCTGAAGACCCGGCTGGCCGGTGACCGGGTGTCGTTCACCTGCGCGGCCCCGTCCGACCTCGCCGCGCTGGTGTCGCAGCTGCCCGGCGCGTCGGACGTGTCGATCGCCGGGGACACCGTGGCGGCCCGGGTCGCGGACGGACCGGCCGCCGTCGCCGGGGTGCTGCGCGCCGCGTTCGAGAAGGGCCTGACCGTCGCGGGCGCGCAGACGTTCCGGCCCACGCTCGACGACGTCTTCCTGTCCCTGACCGGCCGCAGCCTGCGCGAGGAGAACGCCTCATGA
- a CDS encoding helix-turn-helix transcriptional regulator: MLETSGRLLKLLSLLQARRDWPGGTLAERLGVSPRTVRRDVDRLRELGYPVRATKGPDGGYRLGAGAELPPLLFDADQAVAVAVALQTATTSVDGIEEAALRALATVRQVMPARLRHRVDALQVTSVRRTEDRPRVDAEVLLTVGAAVRAREVLRFDYRDVVRRCEPHHVVMWGGRWYLVGWDTDRGDWRTYRVDRMTPRTPNGPRFTPRELPAPDVATYIGERFSAESTVTACRGTAVLHAPAEYVTPWVRHTDLVEPLGADRCRLTMSSWSWVGLAAGMGMFDVPLEIEGPPELRAAATRLAQRYTAG, from the coding sequence ATGCTGGAGACCTCGGGACGCCTGCTGAAACTGCTGTCCCTGCTGCAGGCCCGCCGCGACTGGCCGGGCGGCACGCTCGCCGAACGGCTCGGCGTCAGCCCGCGCACGGTGCGCCGGGACGTGGACCGGCTGCGCGAGCTGGGCTACCCGGTGCGGGCCACGAAGGGCCCGGACGGCGGCTACCGGCTGGGCGCCGGTGCGGAGCTGCCGCCGCTGCTGTTCGACGCCGATCAGGCCGTCGCGGTCGCGGTCGCGCTGCAGACGGCCACCACCAGCGTGGACGGCATCGAGGAGGCGGCGCTGCGCGCGCTCGCCACGGTCCGCCAGGTGATGCCGGCCCGGCTCCGGCACCGGGTGGACGCGCTGCAGGTCACGTCCGTGCGCCGCACCGAGGACCGGCCGCGGGTGGACGCGGAGGTGCTGCTCACGGTCGGTGCCGCGGTCCGGGCCCGGGAGGTGCTGCGCTTCGACTACCGGGACGTGGTGCGCCGCTGCGAGCCGCACCACGTGGTGATGTGGGGTGGCCGCTGGTACCTGGTCGGCTGGGACACCGACCGGGGCGACTGGCGCACCTACCGGGTGGACCGGATGACGCCGCGCACCCCGAACGGGCCCCGGTTCACGCCGCGTGAGCTGCCCGCGCCGGACGTCGCCACCTACATCGGGGAGCGCTTCTCCGCCGAGTCGACCGTGACGGCCTGCCGGGGCACGGCCGTGCTGCACGCGCCCGCGGAGTACGTCACGCCCTGGGTGCGGCACACCGACCTGGTCGAGCCGCTCGGCGCGGACCGCTGCCGGCTGACCATGAGCTCCTGGTCCTGGGTCGGGCTGGCCGCGGGGATGGGCATGTTCGACGTACCGCTGGAGATCGAGGGCCCGCCGGAGCTGCGCGCGGCGGCCACCCGCCTCGCGCAGCGCTACACCGCCGGCTGA
- a CDS encoding excinuclease ABC subunit UvrA, producing MTDYGNIEVRGARENNLRDVDVDIPKRMITVFTGVSGSGKSSLVFDTIAAESQRLINETYPAFVQSLMTGYGQPDADSLHNLSAAIVVDQKRMGGNSRSTVGTATDAYTMLRLLFARLGTPPVPHPIALSFNDPAGMCPACEGLGDVSTLDVDQLVDRDRSLNGGALLLPQFAVGQWYWSIFAQSGFFDPDKRLRDYTAEEWEKLLHLPEAKIKQRMPGGGTMNATYEGLLPKFRRLFLSKDLDSMQPAARAIVERVATRSACPDCGGTRLNEAARACRIGERNIAECAAMEVTDLAEFVRKADDGTVTPLVTALADRLDNLAHIGLGYLSLDRRSATLSGGESQRVKMVRHLGSSLTDITYVFDEPSVGLHPHDIHRLNELLVRLRDKGNTVLVVEHKAAVIEIADHVVDMGPDAGSGGGTVVYQGSLAGLRSSGTATGLALARRPTAKDTPRTGTGRLRIENARTHNLKGVTVELPTGALTVVTGVAGSGKSSLIRGSLPRLYPDAVLLDQSAIKGSRRSTPATYTGVLDPLRKAFAKANGVNAALFSANSAGACPRCGGAGLIYTDLAFMDQVATVCEECEGRRFIPSVLEYTLRGKNIAEVLAMPVAEAAEFVTEKAAAPVLAAMLDTGLGYLTLGQSLDTLSGGERQRLRLAIALASGAGTTRLYVLDEPTTGLHLRDVAQLNDLLDRLADAGNTVVVIEHHLDVIARADWIVDLGPGAGHEGGELVFAGPPARLMEEPRSVTGDFLRRHLAG from the coding sequence GTGACTGACTACGGGAACATCGAGGTGCGGGGCGCCCGGGAGAACAATCTGCGGGACGTCGATGTCGACATCCCCAAGCGCATGATCACGGTCTTCACCGGCGTCTCCGGGTCCGGCAAGTCGTCGCTGGTGTTCGACACGATCGCGGCCGAGTCGCAGCGGCTGATCAACGAGACCTATCCGGCGTTCGTGCAGAGCCTGATGACCGGTTACGGCCAGCCGGACGCGGACTCGCTGCACAACCTGTCCGCCGCGATCGTGGTCGACCAGAAACGGATGGGCGGCAACTCGCGCTCCACCGTCGGCACCGCCACGGATGCGTACACCATGTTGCGCCTGCTCTTCGCGCGTCTCGGCACACCGCCGGTGCCGCATCCGATCGCGCTGTCGTTCAACGACCCGGCCGGCATGTGCCCGGCCTGCGAGGGGCTCGGTGACGTCTCCACGCTGGACGTGGATCAGCTGGTCGACCGGGACAGGTCGCTCAACGGGGGCGCGCTGCTGCTGCCGCAGTTCGCGGTCGGGCAGTGGTACTGGAGCATCTTCGCGCAGTCCGGCTTCTTCGACCCGGACAAGCGGCTGCGCGACTACACCGCGGAGGAGTGGGAGAAGCTGCTGCACCTGCCGGAGGCGAAGATCAAGCAGCGGATGCCGGGCGGCGGCACGATGAACGCGACCTACGAGGGGCTGCTGCCGAAGTTCCGCCGGCTCTTCCTGAGCAAGGACCTCGACTCGATGCAGCCGGCCGCGCGCGCGATCGTCGAGCGCGTCGCGACCAGGTCCGCGTGCCCGGACTGCGGCGGCACCCGGCTCAACGAGGCGGCCCGCGCCTGCCGGATCGGCGAGCGGAACATCGCGGAGTGCGCCGCGATGGAGGTCACCGACCTGGCCGAGTTCGTCCGGAAGGCGGACGACGGCACGGTCACGCCGCTGGTCACCGCGCTCGCCGACCGGCTCGACAACCTCGCGCACATCGGGCTCGGCTACCTGAGCCTGGACCGGCGCTCGGCCACGCTCTCCGGCGGCGAGTCGCAGCGCGTGAAGATGGTCCGGCACCTGGGGTCGAGCCTGACCGACATCACCTACGTGTTCGACGAGCCGTCCGTGGGCCTGCACCCACACGACATCCACCGGCTCAACGAGCTGCTGGTCCGGCTGCGCGACAAGGGCAACACGGTGCTGGTCGTGGAGCACAAGGCCGCGGTGATCGAGATCGCCGACCACGTGGTCGACATGGGGCCGGACGCGGGCAGCGGCGGCGGCACCGTGGTCTACCAGGGATCCCTCGCCGGCCTCCGGTCGTCCGGCACCGCCACCGGGCTGGCCCTCGCCCGGAGACCGACGGCGAAGGACACGCCCCGCACGGGTACGGGCCGGCTGCGCATCGAGAACGCCCGCACGCACAACCTCAAGGGCGTCACGGTGGAGCTGCCCACCGGCGCGCTGACCGTGGTGACCGGCGTGGCCGGGTCCGGCAAGAGCTCGCTGATCCGCGGCTCGCTCCCCCGGCTGTACCCGGACGCGGTCCTGTTGGACCAGAGCGCGATCAAGGGCTCGCGGCGGTCGACGCCGGCCACCTACACCGGCGTGCTCGACCCGCTGCGCAAGGCCTTCGCGAAGGCGAACGGCGTGAACGCGGCGCTGTTCAGCGCGAACTCGGCCGGTGCCTGCCCACGCTGCGGCGGGGCCGGCCTGATCTACACGGATCTCGCGTTCATGGACCAGGTCGCCACGGTCTGCGAGGAGTGCGAGGGCCGGCGCTTCATCCCGTCCGTGCTGGAGTACACGCTGCGCGGGAAGAACATCGCCGAGGTGCTCGCCATGCCGGTCGCGGAGGCGGCCGAGTTCGTCACGGAGAAGGCCGCGGCACCGGTCCTGGCCGCGATGCTGGACACCGGCCTCGGCTACCTGACGCTCGGCCAGTCGCTGGACACGCTCTCCGGCGGCGAACGACAGCGGCTCCGGCTCGCCATCGCGCTGGCCTCCGGAGCCGGCACCACGCGGCTGTACGTGCTGGACGAGCCGACCACCGGCCTGCACCTGCGGGACGTCGCCCAGCTCAACGACCTGCTCGACCGGCTGGCCGACGCCGGCAACACGGTCGTCGTGATCGAGCACCACCTGGACGTGATCGCCCGCGCGGACTGGATCGTCGACCTCGGTCCGGGCGCCGGTCACGAGGGCGGCGAGCTGGTCTTCGCCGGCCCACCCGCGCGGCTGATGGAGGAACCCCGCTCGGTCACCGGTGACTTCCTCCGCCGTCATCTGGCCGGCTGA
- a CDS encoding TetR/AcrR family transcriptional regulator: protein MTRRAPDPARTLALLWGAHRHEGRSGLSVRTIVSAAIEIADAEGLEAAVMRRVADHLGVGTMSLYTHVPGKAELTALMADTVLGTLYATAAPSAAGDWRAGLRMIARENWALHERHPWLLAATDGRGELGPNVLRKYELELAPLDGIGLTDVEMDSTLTMVLVYVEGVWRTRHSLRRAQEHSGQTDAEWWQSTGPILERVMSGGEARFPLGGRVGTAAGQEHNAMIDPVHALEFGLDRIIDGISALIAR from the coding sequence GTGACCCGCCGCGCCCCCGACCCCGCCCGCACGCTCGCGCTGCTCTGGGGCGCGCACCGCCACGAGGGGCGCAGCGGGCTCAGCGTCCGCACGATCGTGTCCGCCGCCATCGAGATCGCGGACGCGGAGGGCCTGGAGGCGGCCGTGATGCGCCGCGTCGCCGACCACCTCGGCGTCGGCACCATGTCGCTCTACACGCACGTGCCGGGCAAGGCGGAGCTGACCGCTCTGATGGCCGACACCGTGCTCGGGACGCTGTACGCGACGGCCGCGCCGTCCGCCGCCGGGGACTGGCGGGCCGGCCTCCGGATGATCGCGCGGGAGAACTGGGCGCTCCACGAACGTCACCCGTGGCTGCTCGCGGCGACGGACGGCCGCGGCGAACTCGGGCCGAACGTGCTGCGCAAGTACGAGCTGGAGCTGGCCCCGCTGGACGGCATCGGGCTCACCGACGTGGAGATGGACTCCACGCTGACCATGGTCCTGGTCTACGTCGAGGGCGTCTGGCGCACCCGCCACTCCCTGCGCCGCGCCCAGGAGCACAGTGGCCAGACCGACGCGGAGTGGTGGCAGAGCACCGGCCCGATCCTGGAGCGGGTGATGAGCGGCGGCGAGGCCCGGTTCCCGCTCGGCGGCCGGGTCGGCACCGCGGCCGGGCAGGAGCACAACGCGATGATCGACCCGGTGCACGCGCTCGAGTTCGGCCTCGACCGGATCATCGACGGGATCTCCGCGCTCATCGCCCGTTGA
- a CDS encoding (Fe-S)-binding protein — protein sequence MSEVRRPDRGLVGDCVHCGFCLPACPTYELWGEEMDSPRGRIHLIDQLIDGAPADDVLTGHLDACLGCLACVPACPSGVRYDLLIGAARAQVEDEYRRPPADRLLRGLIFALFPRPGRLRLLRGPLAAYRLLGLERLMARDAPLGRLTPRLAMLARLAPNRRDSRTRRSPVPREAGQVPVPHEAGQVPAAQVPAAREAGQVALPRVAGRGPGRWGRERVPRRTPARGTVRARVGMLTGCVQREFFPGVNAATARVLAAEGVEVIVPGRQGCCGALSLHTGRDQEARRFARRTVDAFRDVDVVVANAAGCGSALKEYRELLGEEPPFRVVDVAELLDELGPVAERHPLPITVAYHDACHLANAQGIRTAPRRLLSQVPGLTLREIGDGGMCCGSAGIYNILHPEPAMELGDRKADAIARTGADVLVTANPGCLLQIADAFARRDAPAPRLAHTVEILDESINGR from the coding sequence ATGAGTGAGGTGCGACGGCCGGATCGGGGGCTGGTCGGGGACTGCGTGCACTGCGGGTTCTGCCTGCCGGCGTGCCCGACCTACGAGTTGTGGGGCGAGGAGATGGACTCGCCGCGCGGGCGGATCCACCTGATCGACCAGCTCATCGACGGCGCGCCGGCCGATGACGTGCTGACCGGGCACCTGGACGCCTGCCTGGGCTGCCTGGCGTGCGTGCCGGCCTGCCCGTCCGGCGTGCGCTACGACCTGCTGATCGGGGCGGCCCGCGCACAGGTCGAGGACGAGTACCGGCGCCCGCCGGCCGACCGGCTGCTGCGCGGCCTGATCTTCGCGTTGTTCCCCCGGCCCGGGCGCCTCCGGCTGCTGCGGGGGCCACTGGCCGCGTACCGTCTGCTGGGTCTGGAAAGGCTGATGGCACGCGACGCGCCGCTGGGACGGTTGACGCCGCGACTGGCGATGCTGGCCCGCCTGGCGCCGAACCGGCGCGACTCCCGCACCCGCCGGTCGCCGGTCCCGCGCGAAGCCGGTCAGGTGCCGGTCCCGCACGAAGCCGGTCAGGTGCCGGCCGCGCAGGTGCCGGCCGCGCGCGAAGCCGGTCAGGTGGCGCTGCCGCGCGTGGCCGGGCGGGGCCCGGGGCGGTGGGGGCGGGAACGGGTGCCGCGGCGCACGCCCGCGCGGGGCACGGTCCGGGCGCGGGTCGGCATGCTGACCGGCTGCGTGCAGCGCGAGTTCTTCCCCGGGGTGAACGCGGCGACCGCGCGCGTGCTGGCCGCCGAGGGCGTCGAGGTGATCGTGCCGGGCCGGCAGGGCTGCTGTGGCGCGCTGTCCCTGCACACCGGGCGGGACCAGGAGGCGCGGCGGTTCGCCCGGCGGACGGTGGACGCGTTCCGGGACGTCGACGTGGTGGTGGCGAACGCGGCCGGCTGCGGGTCCGCGCTGAAGGAGTACCGCGAGCTGCTGGGCGAGGAGCCGCCGTTCCGGGTGGTGGACGTGGCGGAGCTGCTGGACGAGCTGGGCCCGGTGGCGGAACGGCATCCGCTGCCGATCACGGTCGCCTATCACGACGCCTGCCACCTGGCGAACGCGCAGGGGATCAGGACGGCGCCGCGGCGGCTGCTGAGCCAGGTCCCGGGCCTGACGCTGCGGGAGATCGGGGACGGCGGGATGTGCTGCGGGAGCGCGGGGATCTACAACATCCTGCACCCGGAGCCGGCGATGGAGCTGGGCGACCGCAAGGCGGACGCGATCGCGCGGACCGGCGCGGACGTGCTGGTCACCGCGAACCCGGGCTGCCTGCTGCAGATCGCGGACGCGTTCGCCCGGCGGGACGCTCCGGCACCGCGGCTCGCGCACACCGTGGAGATCCTGGACGAGTCGATCAACGGGCGATGA
- a CDS encoding FAD-binding oxidoreductase — protein MTRDVLPALGDVCAHAGPADEVAGVRARYLARPGDPAQVADVLRAAAAHDLAVVARGGGTRLHWGLPPARADLILDLSAMDRIVDHAAGDLVLVAEAGVRLADVQRHLAAAGQRLAVDGQPPGATLGGTVALGHSGPSRLLAGPVKDQIIGISVVRPDGTPASAGGRVVKNVAGYDLGRLMCGSYGTLAVLTRLIFRLRPLPAARAFVVAPVLGPSLVAPLVEAVGTAQLTPSAIELDLPAPPHDDTAGPATGAVVVLVEGVPAAVAARAAAARELLRAAGAAEVHVRADAPPRWGAPPVTDGGPLLRLTFVRSGLPAVLSAARDAGAAVAGSAAAGVLTAALPPGPPGGTAAPPARVAAALTALRAVCARYGGTAIVLAAPAPVRDAVDVWGPVPALDLMRRVKDRFDPGRRLSPGRFVGGL, from the coding sequence ATGACCCGGGACGTCCTGCCGGCGCTGGGCGACGTCTGCGCGCACGCCGGCCCGGCCGACGAGGTGGCCGGGGTCCGCGCCCGCTACCTGGCGCGGCCGGGCGACCCCGCGCAGGTCGCGGACGTGCTGCGGGCCGCGGCCGCGCACGATCTCGCCGTGGTCGCCCGGGGCGGCGGGACCCGGCTGCACTGGGGGCTGCCGCCGGCGCGCGCCGACCTGATCCTCGACCTCTCCGCGATGGACCGGATCGTCGATCACGCCGCCGGTGACCTGGTGCTGGTGGCGGAGGCCGGTGTCCGTCTGGCCGACGTGCAGCGGCACCTCGCCGCGGCCGGTCAACGGCTGGCCGTGGACGGGCAGCCGCCGGGCGCGACGCTCGGCGGCACGGTCGCGCTCGGCCACTCCGGCCCGTCCCGTCTGCTGGCCGGCCCGGTCAAGGACCAGATCATCGGCATCTCCGTGGTCCGCCCGGACGGCACGCCCGCGTCCGCCGGCGGCCGGGTGGTGAAGAACGTCGCCGGGTACGACCTGGGCCGCCTGATGTGCGGCTCCTACGGCACCCTCGCGGTCCTCACCCGGCTGATCTTCCGCCTCCGCCCGCTCCCCGCCGCCCGCGCGTTCGTCGTCGCCCCGGTCCTCGGCCCGTCCCTGGTCGCGCCGCTGGTCGAGGCGGTCGGCACCGCGCAGCTCACCCCGTCCGCGATCGAGCTCGACCTTCCGGCCCCACCGCACGACGACACGGCCGGCCCGGCCACCGGCGCGGTCGTGGTGCTGGTCGAGGGCGTGCCCGCCGCCGTGGCCGCACGCGCCGCGGCCGCGCGCGAGCTGCTGCGGGCGGCCGGCGCGGCGGAGGTGCACGTGCGCGCGGACGCGCCACCCCGCTGGGGCGCGCCACCCGTCACGGACGGCGGCCCGCTGCTGCGGCTGACGTTCGTCCGCTCCGGCCTGCCCGCCGTGCTCTCCGCCGCCCGCGACGCCGGCGCCGCCGTCGCCGGCTCGGCCGCCGCCGGCGTGCTCACCGCCGCGCTCCCGCCCGGCCCGCCGGGCGGCACCGCGGCCCCGCCCGCACGCGTCGCGGCGGCGTTGACCGCGTTACGCGCGGTGTGCGCCCGGTACGGCGGCACCGCGATCGTGCTGGCCGCGCCCGCACCGGTCCGCGACGCGGTCGACGTGTGGGGCCCGGTGCCCGCGCTCGACCTGATGCGCCGGGTGAAGGACCGGTTCGATCCCGGCCGGCGCCTCTCCCCCGGCCGTTTCGTCGGCGGTCTCTGA